In one window of Frigoriglobus tundricola DNA:
- the tnpB gene encoding IS66 family insertion sequence element accessory protein TnpB — protein sequence MCLWCQRLEAGRYHFPEATPTGIELSAAQFAMILDGIDVSRVRRFKRFSAAPTPSRAS from the coding sequence TTGTGCCTGTGGTGCCAGCGACTGGAAGCCGGGCGCTACCACTTCCCCGAAGCCACCCCGACCGGGATCGAGCTGTCCGCCGCCCAGTTCGCTATGATCCTCGACGGCATCGACGTGTCTCGCGTTCGACGCTTCAAGCGCTTTTCAGCCGCTCCGACGCCCTCTCGCGCTAGTTGA
- the cas3g gene encoding type I-G CRISPR-associated helicase/endonuclease Cas3g gives MSPPTPSQFEAFYTAVHGFAPFPWQKRLAARVCGGAWPRAIALPTAAGKTACIDIAVFALACGAKAAPRRIFFVVDRRIVVDQAYEHAKKLAKVLDAAKSGILKEVAESLRGLTHEVDARPLDVYALRGGMYRESAWARSPLQPTVIASTVDQVGSRLLFRGYGVSDSMKPVHAGLVGNDSLILLDEAHCARPFDQTMQAIEKYREWGEKYDAPFKFVSITATPSGGLPEAQIERAAAEDLTHPVLGARIRASKPARLVVAEKARGKSFKQWGKPLVETLMQHAKELAAPDGCVGIIVNRVATARELAKQLGPDAVLLTGRMRPLDRDRIFEEKLQPLLSGASGARPKFVVGTQCLECGADFDFHALVTECASLDALRQRFGRLNRIAARPSAKAVIVVRADQTEPAEKEADRDPVYDNALANTWKWLRGDPAAPRAEFDFGVSAMSEMLRGISEEGVSELNAPAPDAPVLFPAHLDCWVQTHPIPTPEPDPALFLHGPKKSGQPDVQVVFRADLGEDATKWAEIVGLCPPSSSEAVAVPVGVFRKWMAGEHAEDETADLEGGTVPESEEDDQESQPRHALRWRGPEEGEEKTKVVLAPKDVTPNDTYVLPCSAPGAAGLGDFPPGEIADYAEEAFQRSRDKALLRLPGLVIPDDADKAEETALVSSALQAALTDDPPEWRKRAVAYFTDPKFAKRREIDRHPLGGFVISGKNRLFQFDPTYLDDSEPAESFRGAAVPLEAHSQGVAGYAARFARGCGLDVALFTQAGLWHDLGKLDPRFQAMLRQCSPRTAAIGEPLAKSAKSPRTKRERDEAREVHKYPVGARHELLSAVLVAAKVGSDEVDDLLLHLIATHHGFARPFTGAVDDPATDADANRPFAPTLFAEAFPLIPYRQQAREWNAELPERFWRVVRKYGWWGAAYHEAVFRLADHAQSAAEQDRDATPPPIATTWVELPAKAVRAEWHALPLTGLDGANPLAFLAALGTLVVCDQLARGPEPPAWLNGRVALSWGRPLAPAVPVLHLPGPPPAPADVAAFLAGRLARAVEDHASAWVVDMLERGLRKGATRDFSVIKRHAVPPRPADRHRLDWVTALSCESALGADSQLQTVRCDYLIGNLKSLLAGTAAGHLRRTLFDPWDYADGLSNQSLHWEPGEDRRHAYQWHQPNGDPTRKRRGGMLGANRLALEAWLLFPSFPDGDERVRTRGFRGNRAGSTFWLWPLWRSRLTPDGVASILSVPNLASAAAGADSLRGLGVTAVYRSRRILVGKTPNLTPADALV, from the coding sequence GTGAGTCCACCCACACCGAGCCAGTTTGAAGCGTTCTATACTGCCGTTCATGGGTTCGCTCCGTTCCCCTGGCAGAAGCGGCTCGCCGCTCGCGTGTGCGGTGGCGCCTGGCCGCGTGCGATCGCGCTACCGACTGCCGCGGGTAAGACCGCGTGCATCGACATTGCTGTGTTCGCGCTGGCGTGCGGAGCGAAGGCGGCACCGCGCCGCATTTTCTTCGTGGTGGACCGCCGCATCGTCGTCGATCAGGCTTACGAACATGCTAAGAAGCTGGCAAAAGTGCTCGACGCGGCTAAATCCGGGATTTTGAAGGAAGTCGCCGAATCGTTACGCGGACTGACCCACGAAGTTGATGCCCGACCTTTGGACGTGTACGCGCTGCGCGGTGGTATGTACCGCGAGAGCGCTTGGGCGCGGTCGCCGTTGCAACCCACCGTCATCGCTTCAACAGTCGATCAGGTCGGCTCTCGGTTGCTGTTCCGCGGGTACGGTGTCTCCGATTCGATGAAGCCGGTTCACGCGGGGCTGGTGGGCAACGATTCGCTCATCCTGCTCGACGAGGCTCACTGTGCGAGGCCGTTCGACCAAACCATGCAGGCGATCGAAAAGTATCGCGAGTGGGGCGAGAAGTACGACGCCCCGTTCAAGTTCGTGTCGATCACCGCGACCCCGAGTGGCGGGCTTCCCGAGGCTCAGATCGAACGTGCTGCTGCCGAAGACCTCACGCACCCGGTACTCGGAGCGCGAATCCGTGCGAGCAAGCCGGCACGGCTCGTCGTTGCGGAGAAGGCGAGGGGCAAATCGTTCAAGCAGTGGGGCAAGCCGCTCGTTGAAACCCTGATGCAGCACGCGAAGGAACTGGCGGCGCCCGATGGCTGCGTTGGGATCATCGTGAATCGCGTCGCGACGGCTCGCGAGTTGGCAAAGCAACTTGGCCCCGACGCGGTGTTGCTCACGGGTCGAATGCGCCCGCTCGACCGCGACCGCATCTTTGAGGAAAAACTTCAACCGCTCCTCTCGGGAGCGTCGGGTGCGCGGCCGAAGTTCGTTGTCGGAACGCAGTGTCTTGAGTGCGGGGCCGACTTCGATTTCCACGCGCTCGTGACCGAGTGCGCGAGCCTCGATGCGCTCCGTCAGCGGTTCGGGCGCTTGAATCGAATCGCGGCCCGACCGAGCGCGAAAGCGGTAATCGTGGTACGCGCGGATCAGACGGAGCCGGCGGAGAAGGAGGCCGACCGAGACCCGGTGTACGACAACGCACTCGCGAACACCTGGAAGTGGCTTCGTGGAGATCCCGCCGCGCCCCGCGCCGAGTTCGATTTCGGCGTGTCGGCCATGAGTGAAATGCTCCGTGGCATTTCCGAAGAGGGAGTGTCGGAGTTGAACGCGCCGGCACCCGACGCGCCGGTACTCTTCCCGGCGCACCTCGACTGCTGGGTTCAGACGCACCCGATCCCGACGCCGGAGCCGGACCCGGCGCTCTTCCTGCACGGCCCGAAGAAATCCGGGCAGCCGGACGTGCAAGTCGTGTTCCGCGCTGACCTCGGTGAAGACGCGACCAAATGGGCCGAGATCGTCGGCTTGTGCCCGCCGTCGTCGTCCGAGGCGGTCGCGGTGCCCGTTGGCGTGTTCAGGAAGTGGATGGCGGGCGAACACGCGGAGGACGAAACTGCGGACCTGGAGGGCGGGACGGTTCCTGAATCCGAAGAAGATGACCAGGAATCGCAACCGCGACACGCGCTCCGTTGGCGCGGCCCCGAAGAAGGAGAAGAGAAAACGAAGGTCGTTTTGGCCCCAAAGGACGTGACCCCTAACGACACGTATGTGCTCCCCTGCTCCGCACCCGGTGCCGCGGGCCTGGGCGATTTCCCTCCGGGCGAAATCGCGGATTATGCCGAGGAAGCGTTTCAGCGCTCTCGCGACAAGGCGCTGTTACGACTACCAGGATTGGTCATCCCTGATGACGCGGACAAGGCTGAGGAGACTGCGCTGGTCTCCTCAGCCTTGCAAGCGGCGTTGACTGATGACCCTCCGGAGTGGCGAAAGAGGGCGGTCGCCTACTTTACAGATCCGAAGTTCGCCAAGCGCCGCGAGATTGATCGGCACCCGCTCGGTGGGTTCGTTATCAGCGGCAAGAATCGCTTGTTCCAGTTCGACCCAACGTATTTGGACGACAGCGAGCCGGCCGAATCGTTCCGCGGTGCTGCGGTCCCTCTCGAAGCCCACTCACAGGGCGTTGCGGGGTACGCCGCGCGCTTCGCGCGGGGGTGCGGCCTTGATGTGGCGCTCTTCACCCAGGCCGGGCTCTGGCACGATCTCGGCAAGCTCGACCCGCGGTTCCAGGCGATGCTCCGACAGTGTTCGCCGCGCACGGCAGCCATCGGCGAACCGCTCGCCAAATCCGCGAAGTCTCCTCGCACGAAACGGGAACGCGACGAGGCCCGAGAGGTTCACAAGTACCCTGTCGGTGCGCGACACGAGTTGCTCTCGGCGGTACTGGTCGCAGCGAAAGTCGGTTCGGACGAGGTCGATGACCTGTTGTTGCACCTGATCGCGACACACCACGGGTTCGCGCGCCCGTTCACGGGTGCGGTGGACGATCCCGCCACCGACGCCGATGCGAACCGACCATTCGCGCCGACACTGTTCGCCGAGGCGTTCCCTCTCATCCCGTATCGTCAACAGGCCCGCGAATGGAACGCAGAATTGCCGGAGCGCTTCTGGCGGGTGGTTCGCAAGTACGGCTGGTGGGGAGCGGCTTACCACGAAGCCGTCTTCCGGCTCGCCGACCACGCCCAGAGCGCCGCGGAGCAGGACCGCGACGCGACGCCGCCTCCCATCGCGACGACGTGGGTGGAACTTCCCGCGAAGGCGGTTCGCGCGGAGTGGCACGCGCTGCCGCTGACCGGCCTCGACGGGGCCAACCCGCTCGCGTTCCTCGCGGCGCTGGGGACGCTCGTCGTCTGCGATCAACTGGCGCGCGGACCCGAGCCGCCCGCCTGGCTGAACGGTCGGGTGGCGCTGTCCTGGGGCCGACCGCTCGCCCCGGCCGTACCCGTCCTTCACCTGCCGGGGCCGCCGCCCGCGCCGGCGGACGTGGCCGCGTTCCTCGCGGGGCGGTTGGCGAGAGCGGTCGAAGACCATGCGTCCGCGTGGGTGGTCGACATGCTGGAACGCGGGCTCCGCAAGGGCGCGACACGCGACTTTTCCGTCATCAAGCGGCACGCCGTTCCGCCCCGCCCCGCCGACCGGCACCGCCTCGATTGGGTCACCGCCCTGTCGTGCGAGTCGGCGCTCGGCGCCGACAGTCAGTTGCAGACGGTCCGCTGCGACTACCTGATCGGCAACCTGAAGTCGCTCCTGGCCGGGACCGCCGCGGGGCACCTGCGGCGGACGCTGTTCGACCCCTGGGACTACGCGGACGGCCTGTCCAACCAGTCGCTGCACTGGGAGCCGGGCGAGGACCGGCGCCACGCGTACCAGTGGCACCAGCCCAACGGCGACCCGACGCGGAAGCGCCGCGGCGGGATGCTGGGGGCGAACCGCCTGGCGCTGGAGGCGTGGCTGCTGTTCCCGTCGTTCCCGGACGGTGACGAGCGCGTGCGGACGCGCGGGTTCCGGGGCAACCGGGCCGGGAGCACGTTCTGGTTGTGGCCGTTGTGGCGTTCCCGCTTGACACCGGACGGTGTGGCCTCCATTCTCAGCGTACCGAACCTCGCGTCGGCCGCTGCGGGTGCCGATTCGCTTCGGGGCCTGGGTGTGACGGCGGTGTACCGGAGCCGGCGGATCCTGGTGGGCAAGACGCCGAACCTGACCCCGGCCGACGCACTCGTGTGA
- the csb2 gene encoding type I-G CRISPR-associated protein Csb2, producing MFALGVEFLMRRAVITRIDDREEPEWPPHPDRVFMALVAAWGEAGEDTDQRAALEWLETLAPPTLAVPLEVSKRTPFTSYVPVNDDDSPVGPKGPFGPMGSLPMGRNRQPRQFPAVVPASPEFFLRWDVDLPANLRPALERICGLATYLGHSASPVRMWVADEAPEPTLVPVEERPKTKLRVFGPGRLKYLEGRYNRAAIENYATLDNEVNLLRMQFQAAKGKTKSALKERLAAAEATRDAQSPSGPPQTLRPQPSLWQGYAPPRKEPTGDVIDGPFDAGLFVFRELPGNRRYALESCGIVAEAIRLELVRRHGPNVQDAPEWLSGHAADGGPSKQPRPAYVPLGFVGHEHADGHLLGIAVAVPREFEHTEELFRLLARHDGAPQHDIEPGVPYLSVMVRNPHLENREIGRLDLELDERPEGRRQATLKSFTWTSPARIWTTVTPVMLPQFPRRGLGAEEVIAKACVDAGYPEPVAVRVSFAPLVRGTPHSRAFHVKPRQGRPPRPLTHAKIEFPVRVRGPVLIGAGRYAGYGVCRPCQEDQS from the coding sequence ATGTTCGCCCTCGGAGTCGAGTTTCTGATGCGGCGGGCGGTCATCACCCGCATCGACGACCGCGAAGAACCGGAGTGGCCGCCCCATCCGGACCGCGTGTTTATGGCACTGGTCGCGGCGTGGGGCGAGGCCGGTGAAGACACGGACCAGCGCGCCGCCCTCGAATGGCTGGAAACGCTCGCACCGCCGACGCTCGCTGTGCCGCTGGAGGTGTCCAAACGCACGCCGTTCACCAGCTACGTTCCGGTGAATGATGACGACAGCCCGGTGGGGCCGAAGGGGCCGTTTGGGCCGATGGGTAGCCTGCCGATGGGCCGCAACCGGCAACCGCGACAGTTCCCCGCGGTCGTCCCCGCGTCGCCCGAGTTCTTTCTCCGCTGGGACGTCGATCTCCCCGCGAACCTGCGGCCGGCTCTTGAACGCATTTGCGGCCTGGCGACGTACCTCGGGCACTCGGCGTCGCCGGTGCGGATGTGGGTTGCGGATGAAGCGCCCGAGCCCACGCTCGTTCCCGTCGAGGAGCGGCCGAAGACGAAGCTGCGCGTTTTCGGGCCAGGACGTTTGAAATACCTCGAAGGCCGTTACAACCGCGCCGCAATTGAGAACTACGCCACGCTCGATAACGAGGTGAACCTCCTCCGGATGCAGTTCCAGGCGGCCAAGGGCAAGACGAAGAGCGCGCTGAAAGAGCGACTCGCTGCCGCCGAGGCGACACGCGACGCACAATCTCCGAGCGGGCCGCCGCAAACGCTCCGTCCGCAGCCCTCACTATGGCAGGGCTACGCGCCGCCCCGTAAGGAACCGACGGGTGACGTGATCGACGGCCCGTTCGATGCGGGGTTATTCGTCTTTCGTGAACTGCCCGGCAATCGGCGGTACGCGCTCGAATCGTGCGGCATTGTCGCCGAGGCGATCCGACTGGAACTCGTTCGCCGCCACGGACCGAACGTGCAGGACGCACCGGAGTGGTTGAGCGGACACGCGGCCGATGGGGGGCCGAGCAAGCAACCGCGGCCCGCGTATGTGCCGCTCGGCTTCGTCGGACACGAGCACGCCGACGGTCACTTGCTCGGCATCGCGGTCGCGGTCCCGCGCGAATTCGAGCACACGGAGGAACTGTTCCGGCTACTCGCCAGGCACGACGGGGCTCCTCAACACGACATCGAGCCCGGCGTGCCGTACCTCTCGGTGATGGTGCGAAACCCGCACCTGGAGAACCGCGAAATCGGCCGACTCGACCTGGAACTCGACGAGCGTCCGGAGGGTCGGCGGCAGGCGACACTCAAGTCGTTCACCTGGACTTCACCCGCGCGAATCTGGACGACCGTGACGCCGGTGATGCTGCCGCAGTTCCCGCGCCGCGGTCTGGGCGCCGAGGAGGTCATTGCCAAGGCGTGCGTCGATGCCGGGTATCCGGAGCCGGTCGCGGTGCGCGTCAGCTTCGCGCCGCTGGTGCGCGGCACGCCGCACTCGCGTGCGTTCCACGTCAAACCGCGTCAGGGCCGACCGCCGCGCCCGCTGACGCACGCCAAAATCGAGTTCCCCGTCCGCGTTCGCGGCCCGGTGCTGATCGGCGCCGGCCGCTACGCAGGCTACGGCGTCTGCCGGCCGTGCCAGGAGGATCAATCGTGA
- the cas7g gene encoding type I-G CRISPR-associated RAMP protein Csb1/Cas7g, protein MPTDPTLSYDDLKTAIAGSAAAFRLTLKLEAVSPKVFPPTYEGGKYATEDRNIGGQKVPCVLLDSVPSQANRMELALQDAHDGGHFKLPLVSVNFSAVDNPSIPKITSLQAPHRIADAILRDSSITEDKKTTKFRESEIGKELNNLSTGYATPLLQYAPHCLVFGMWDSTGPRGGLGVKFARALVSEIIGVNAVGGRKTSSRIDPLNIRVNSGPLYEAKGGGWTLDKDAATKEKNAPKKLGKDGKPSEANHGNVTPTISDGGFTIDYAEQTTVLSLPALRRLRFPAKGGEKSTPEGDNAARTYLAALGLLGATLAVEAGYDLRSRCILHAKDAVTWHLLGKPGEADKAFTLDKAAALKLYNDTLAAVQKAQLPLHLEEIILTPSDDLVTLVKKSMELAAAEAGTEG, encoded by the coding sequence GTGCCCACTGATCCAACTCTGAGCTACGACGACCTGAAAACCGCCATCGCAGGAAGTGCCGCCGCGTTCCGGCTGACGCTGAAACTGGAAGCCGTTAGCCCGAAGGTGTTCCCCCCCACTTACGAAGGCGGCAAGTACGCAACCGAGGACCGCAACATTGGCGGTCAGAAGGTGCCGTGCGTGTTGCTCGATTCGGTGCCATCACAGGCCAATCGGATGGAACTCGCGCTGCAAGATGCGCACGATGGCGGGCATTTCAAGCTCCCGCTGGTCTCCGTAAACTTCTCCGCGGTCGATAACCCGAGCATCCCGAAGATCACTTCACTTCAGGCACCGCACCGCATCGCCGACGCGATCCTCCGCGACAGCAGCATCACAGAAGACAAGAAGACGACCAAGTTCCGCGAGTCGGAGATCGGTAAGGAACTCAACAACCTCTCTACCGGGTACGCAACGCCGCTCCTCCAGTACGCGCCGCACTGTCTGGTCTTCGGCATGTGGGACAGCACTGGTCCGCGCGGTGGTCTCGGGGTGAAGTTCGCCCGCGCGCTGGTGTCCGAGATTATCGGCGTGAACGCGGTCGGCGGTCGGAAGACCAGCAGCCGCATCGACCCGCTCAACATCCGCGTGAACAGTGGCCCGCTGTACGAAGCCAAAGGCGGTGGGTGGACGCTCGACAAGGATGCGGCGACGAAAGAAAAGAACGCCCCGAAGAAGCTCGGTAAGGACGGCAAGCCGTCGGAGGCGAACCACGGGAACGTCACGCCCACCATTTCCGACGGCGGATTCACGATCGACTACGCAGAGCAAACCACTGTGTTGTCGCTGCCGGCACTGCGGCGGCTGCGGTTCCCGGCGAAGGGCGGCGAGAAGTCCACTCCCGAAGGGGACAACGCGGCGCGTACCTATCTCGCGGCGTTGGGCTTGCTCGGCGCGACGCTCGCAGTCGAAGCCGGATACGACCTGCGCTCGCGGTGCATCCTGCACGCGAAAGATGCCGTGACGTGGCACTTGCTCGGCAAACCCGGCGAGGCCGACAAGGCATTCACGCTCGATAAGGCTGCCGCGCTCAAACTGTACAACGACACACTCGCCGCCGTGCAAAAGGCACAGCTCCCGCTTCATCTCGAAGAAATCATCCTCACGCCGTCAGACGACCTCGTCACGCTCGTGAAGAAGAGCATGGAACTCGCCGCGGCGGAAGCCGGAACGGAGGGCTGA
- the cas2 gene encoding CRISPR-associated endonuclease Cas2 — protein sequence MDSYLVCYDISDPKRLRKVARTCEDFGYRKQLSVFLVRVSSTAIVRLRTRLYDIINRDEDQVLFIPLTESALQRMEAIGRATDAHDKHDAAITM from the coding sequence ATGGACTCGTACCTGGTCTGCTACGACATCTCGGACCCGAAGCGGCTGCGCAAGGTGGCGCGGACGTGCGAGGATTTCGGTTATCGCAAGCAGCTCTCGGTTTTTTTGGTTCGCGTGAGTTCAACCGCCATCGTGCGCTTACGCACTCGCCTATATGACATCATCAACCGGGACGAAGACCAGGTGCTGTTCATACCGCTGACGGAGTCGGCGCTGCAGCGAATGGAAGCGATCGGCCGTGCGACCGATGCGCACGATAAACACGACGCGGCAATAACCATGTGA
- the cas4g/cas1g gene encoding CRISPR-associated endonuclease Cas4g/Cas1g: MSATTDPIPVRALNQVTYCPRLYYLQYVDCVMPVNEHVEGGLFDHRRVDSGDLKNKTRTDRGTATSRGVALSSEVLGISGVLDVIEEKNGEQYPVETKHGKAPHDDDGKPTVWDNDAVQLCAQALLMEEAFGQPVPRGYQFHAGSRERVPLEFTDALRQKTRAAITRCRELQVLDAPPEPLPAELRHRCFGCSLASVCQPEEILYQIGHPNPADVDTSSAKTPPDVRLVIPKSDNGAVLYLQEPGSSVGKRSEHLVIKKDGKEMNRVPLHAVRQVVVCGNVQVSTQALETMAENEIGVSYVTGHGRFIGSFVPAPAKNVSLREAQFRKFSDPAASLELSKAVVRAKLANQRTLLMRTLRGEEEARGSHEPAAKGMYGLLAGLDRLTSVESVLGTEGQGAALYFGEFKRFLKQPPTGKGFDFTTRNRRPPRDPVNAVLSFAYAMLAKDCFAAVCTVGFDPYKGFFHQGRHGKPSFALDLMEEFRPVIADSVVLTLINNELLAPADFIIWRDACNLTDAGRKAFFAAYEQRKCTEVTHPVYGYRMSYARMLEVQARMLAAFVRGEIPTYTGFMVR, encoded by the coding sequence ATGTCCGCGACCACGGACCCGATCCCGGTGCGCGCACTGAATCAGGTGACGTACTGCCCCCGGTTGTACTACCTCCAGTACGTCGATTGCGTTATGCCGGTCAACGAGCACGTCGAGGGCGGGTTGTTCGACCACCGCCGCGTCGATTCGGGCGACCTCAAGAACAAGACCCGCACGGACCGCGGCACCGCCACCAGTCGCGGGGTCGCTCTCTCCAGCGAGGTGCTGGGCATTTCCGGCGTCCTCGACGTGATCGAAGAGAAGAACGGCGAGCAGTACCCGGTGGAAACCAAGCACGGTAAGGCGCCGCACGACGACGACGGCAAGCCGACCGTCTGGGACAACGACGCCGTCCAGCTCTGCGCACAGGCGCTGCTCATGGAGGAAGCCTTCGGCCAGCCGGTGCCGCGTGGTTATCAGTTCCACGCCGGCAGCCGCGAGCGCGTGCCGCTGGAGTTCACCGACGCGCTCCGCCAGAAGACCCGCGCCGCCATCACGCGGTGCCGGGAGCTTCAGGTACTCGACGCGCCGCCGGAACCACTGCCCGCCGAACTGCGGCACCGGTGCTTCGGGTGTTCGCTCGCCAGCGTGTGTCAACCGGAAGAGATCCTGTACCAGATCGGTCACCCCAACCCGGCCGACGTCGACACCTCGAGCGCGAAGACGCCCCCGGACGTGCGGCTCGTCATTCCGAAATCCGACAACGGGGCGGTGCTGTACCTTCAGGAGCCGGGAAGCTCGGTGGGCAAGCGTTCGGAACACCTCGTCATCAAGAAGGACGGGAAGGAGATGAACCGCGTGCCGCTGCACGCCGTGCGGCAGGTGGTGGTGTGCGGCAACGTGCAGGTGAGCACGCAAGCCCTGGAAACGATGGCCGAAAACGAGATCGGCGTGTCGTACGTGACCGGGCACGGGCGGTTCATCGGCAGTTTCGTGCCCGCGCCCGCGAAAAACGTGTCACTGCGTGAGGCGCAGTTCCGTAAGTTCAGCGACCCGGCCGCGAGCCTGGAACTCTCCAAGGCCGTGGTGCGGGCGAAGCTCGCCAACCAGCGCACCTTGCTGATGCGCACCCTGCGGGGCGAGGAGGAGGCACGCGGCAGCCACGAACCGGCGGCGAAGGGGATGTACGGTCTGCTCGCGGGCCTGGACCGCCTCACCTCCGTCGAGTCCGTGTTGGGCACGGAGGGGCAAGGGGCGGCGCTGTACTTCGGCGAGTTCAAACGGTTCTTGAAGCAACCGCCGACGGGCAAGGGGTTCGACTTCACGACGCGGAACCGCCGGCCGCCGCGTGACCCGGTGAACGCGGTGCTGAGCTTCGCCTACGCGATGCTGGCGAAGGACTGCTTCGCGGCGGTCTGCACGGTGGGGTTCGATCCGTACAAGGGGTTCTTCCACCAGGGCCGGCACGGCAAGCCGTCGTTCGCGCTGGATCTGATGGAGGAGTTCCGGCCGGTGATCGCGGATTCGGTGGTGCTGACGCTCATCAACAACGAATTGCTGGCGCCGGCCGACTTCATCATCTGGCGGGACGCGTGCAACCTGACGGACGCGGGTCGGAAGGCGTTCTTCGCGGCCTACGAGCAGCGGAAGTGTACGGAGGTGACGCACCCGGTGTACGGCTACCGGATGAGTTACGCGCGGATGCTGGAGGTGCAGGCCCGGATGCTGGCGGCGTTCGTGCGCGGCGAGATCCCGACGTACACTGGATTCATGGTGCGCTAA
- a CDS encoding DUF433 domain-containing protein has translation MTTPRIISDPKILFGKPVLAGTRISVELILEELGAGTSVDDLLREYPHLNREQILEAVRYAAQVIRTDVIYPLAPVLA, from the coding sequence ATGACCACTCCTCGTATTATTTCGGACCCAAAGATCCTGTTCGGTAAGCCCGTGCTCGCGGGCACGCGGATTAGCGTTGAGCTGATTTTGGAAGAGCTCGGTGCTGGTACGTCGGTGGACGACCTGCTCCGAGAGTACCCCCACCTCAACCGCGAACAAATCCTTGAAGCCGTGCGATACGCCGCACAGGTGATCCGCACCGATGTCATTTACCCGCTCGCACCGGTGCTGGCGTGA
- a CDS encoding DUF5615 family PIN-like protein produces the protein MTSVADECVLESIITRLRADGHTVHVIRDTNAGVTDPDVLAIAIGHQAVLLTQDKDFGELVFRLQLNHCGIVLIRLGGVPIADRAEMVANVIAGRVGELPNAFCVISSNSVRIRPSGTQP, from the coding sequence GTGACGTCCGTTGCGGACGAGTGCGTCTTGGAGTCGATCATTACTCGGCTTCGGGCCGACGGGCACACGGTCCACGTGATCCGCGACACGAACGCGGGCGTGACCGATCCCGACGTGCTGGCGATTGCGATAGGTCACCAAGCCGTCCTCCTCACTCAAGACAAGGACTTTGGTGAACTGGTCTTCCGCCTCCAACTGAATCACTGCGGGATCGTGTTGATCCGTCTCGGCGGGGTGCCGATCGCCGATCGCGCGGAGATGGTCGCAAACGTCATCGCCGGCCGCGTGGGCGAGCTTCCCAATGCCTTTTGCGTAATCAGTTCCAACAGCGTTCGCATTCGTCCCTCCGGAACGCAGCCGTAA